In Apteryx mantelli isolate bAptMan1 chromosome 18, bAptMan1.hap1, whole genome shotgun sequence, a single window of DNA contains:
- the LOC106488324 gene encoding protein FAM83D, whose amino-acid sequence MANASQCLEEGAGPWPPRSPEPYSEAQRLALEALVAGGPAALRAFLRREQVPPFLSEPEVRAIARGAVPPAAAAEEGAGEPSLGASLDASSLTYFPERSDVEPPALELGWPGFASGAFRGLTRVEAHFQPGCGERPYGCKEAVRRQVRSAREVIALVMDSFTDIDIFGDLQDAYNNRKVPVYILLDQDFLPHFLEMCKNLGVCPEQESMLRVRTLTGNTYYTRSGAKIIGKVHEKFMLIDGIRVTTGSYSFTWTDGKLNSSNLLVLSGQVVEHFDLQFRILYAQSKPISPKWSSSCRNSGIFDHLVNRTESSKEYTVESNLRAEFARLSSTPKKLLREIDLAEGTPGGKPYNLGHSCIAEEEWFSDREATVEQKSTSTQTGPWEEKPVTVCDAVAQTNVATVETGTQTSVAAKITGTQTSVLLKTAVTQTKEDECAETPLLHRQQSREGSSASGKSVSNSSLRSLSSSSSQCSLASSTSSLSSLRSIEYPTSHRAEYFQKLHKERQFHYSTIRSKLSHMVDILSRRGRVPENYMSQYTGRCTLKQRRDISASLRSLRDVSLFSLNK is encoded by the exons ATGGCGAACGCGTCGCAGTGCCTGGAGGAGGGCGCCGGGCCGTGGCCGCCGCGCTCGCCCGAGCCGTACAGCGAGGCGCAGCGGCTGGCGCTGGAGGCGCTGgtggcgggcggccccgcggcgctgcgcgcCTTCCTGCGGCGGGAGCAGGTGCCGCCGTTCCTGTCGGAGCCCGAGGTGCGGGCCATCGCGCGGGGCGccgtgccgcccgccgccgccgccgaggagggCGCGGGCGAGCCGTCGCTCGGCGCCTCGCTGGACGCCTCGTCGCTCACCTACTTCCCCGAGCGCTCGGACGTGGAGCCGCCggcgctggagctgggctggcCGGGCTTCGCCAGCGGCGCCTTCCGCGGGCTCACGCGGGTGGAGGCGCACTTCCAGCCGGGCTGCGGCGAGCGCCCCTACGGCTGCAAGGAGGCGGTGCGGCGGCAGGTCCGCTCCGCCCGCGAG GTAATTGCCCTTGTGATGGATTCCTTCACAGATATTGATATCTTTGGTGACCTCCAGGATGCCTATAACAACCGTAAAGTCCCAGTCTATATCCTTCTTGACCAGGACTTTCTACCCCATTTCTTGGAAATGTGCAAGAATTTAGGAGTCTGTCCTGAGCAGGAAAGC ATGCTGAGAGTTCGAACTCTCACTGGGAACACGTACTACACGAGGTCAGGTGCCAAAATTATTGGGAAAGTCCATGAAAAGTTCATGTTAATTGATGGCATTAGAGTGACAACGGGCTCCTACAG TTTCACGTGGACCGATGGGAAACTGAACAGCAGTAACTTGCTGGTACTGTCAGGTCAAGTGGTTGAACATTTTGATCTTCAGTTCAGGATTCTTTATGCCCAGTCGAAGCCTATCAGCCCTAAATGGTCATCAAGCTGCAGGAACAGTGGAATATTTGATCACCTGGTGAACAGAACAGAGTCGTCAAAAGAGTATACTGTGGAAAGCaatctgagagcagaatttgccaGATTGTCTAGTACTCCAAAGAAACTGTTGAGAGAAATAGATCTGGCTGAAGGTACTCCTGGAGGCAAACCTTATAACCTGGGACATTCTTGCATTGCTGAAGAGGAGTGGTTCAGCGATCGAGAAGCCACAGTGGAACAGAAGAGCACATCAACTCAAACTGGTCCATGGGAAGAGAAGCCTGTGACTGTGTGTGATGCTGTTGCACAGACCAATGTTGCAACGGTAGAAACCGGCACTCAAACTTCTGTTGCTGCTAAAATAACGGGCACACAAACTTCGGTTCTGTTGAAGACTGCAGTAACACAGACAAAGGAAGATGAGTGTGCGGAAACACCCCTGCTTCACAGGCAGCAATCAAGAGAAGGATCTTCTGCATCTGGGAAGTCCGTATCAAATTCTAGTCTGCGATCACTGTCTTCATCATCATCCCAGTGCTCTCTAGCAAGCTCTACCAGCTCACTGTCTTCTCTTCGGTCCATTGAGTATCCTACCAGTCACAGGGCAGAATATTTCCAAAAACTGCATAAAGAGAGGCAATTTCACTACTCTACTATCAGATCGAAGCTTAGCCACATGGTGGATATCCTGTCCCGGAGGGGACGAGTGCCTGAAAACTACATGAGCCAATACACTGGAAGATGCACTCTAAAACAGAGGCGTGACATCAGTGCCAGCCTGCGTAGCCTCCGAGACGTTTCACTCTTCTCTCTGAATAAATGA
- the LOC136993613 gene encoding protein FAM83D-B-like, with product MANASQCLEEGAGPWPPRSPEPYSEAQRLALEALVAGGPAALRAFLRREQVPPFLSEPEVRAIARGAVPPAAAAEEGAGEPSLGASLDASSLTYFPERSDVEPPALELGWPGFASGAFRGLTRVEAHFQPGCGERPYGCKEAVRRQVRSAREMIALVMDSFTDTDIFKDLLEACSQRQVKAYILLDQSSFSHFLKMCKDLGVDLEQEKLMRIRTITGNKYYTRSGAKIIGKVHEKFMLIDGISVTTGSYSFTWTDGKLNSSNILILSGPEVAHFDLEFRILYARSKPVNFKELSSCKKNKVLDQLVRITMASRDFTRENFLRMEFLYLRAFVGNLKRKQSWLHASREAVHVPNNAMHVSPPLMNGSTVMRPYWIVER from the exons ATGGCGAACGCGTCGCAGTGCCTGGAGGAGGGCGCCGGGCCGTGGCCGCCGCGCTCGCCCGAGCCGTACAGCGAGGCGCAGCGGCTGGCGCTGGAGGCGCTGgtggcgggcggccccgcggcgctgcgcgcCTTCCTGCGGCGGGAGCAGGTGCCGCCGTTCCTGTCGGAGCCCGAGGTGCGGGCCATCGCGCGGGGCGccgtgccgcccgccgccgccgccgaggagggCGCGGGCGAGCCGTCGCTCGGCGCCTCGCTGGACGCCTCGTCGCTCACCTACTTCCCCGAGCGCTCGGACGTGGAGCCGCCggcgctggagctgggctggcCGGGCTTCGCCAGCGGCGCCTTCCGCGGGCTCACGCGGGTGGAGGCGCACTTCCAGCCGGGCTGCGGCGAGCGCCCCTACGGCTGCAAGGAGGCGGTGCGGCGGCAGGTCCGCTCCGCCCGCGAG ATGATTGCCTTGGTTATGGATTCCTTCACAGATACTGATATCTTCAAAGATCTCTTGGAAGCTTGTAGCCAGCGGCAGGTTAAAGCATATATTCTTCTAGATCAGTCTTCATTTTCCCACTTTCTGAAAATGTGCAAAGATCTGGGAGTTGATCTTGAACAGGAAAAG TTGATGAGAATTCGAACTATCACTGGGAACAAGTACTACACAAGGTCAGGTGCCAAAATTATCGGAAAAGTCCATGAAAAGTTCATGTTAATTGATGGCATTAGCGTGACTACAGGCTCGTACAG TTTTACATGGACAGATGGGAAACTGaacagcagtaatattttgattCTGTCAGGCCCTGAAGTTGCACACTTCGACCTGGAATTTCGGATTCTTTATGCCCGGTCAAAGCCTGTCAACTTCAAAGAGTTATCCAGCTGCAAGAAGAACAAAGTGTTGGACCAGCTGGTCAGGATAACAATGGCTTCCAGAGACTTTACCAGGGAAAATTTTCTCAGAATGGAGTTTTTGTATCTTAGAGCATTTGTAGGAAATCTAAAAAGGAAGCAAAGCTGGCTGCATGCCTCAAGGGAGGCAGTCCATGTGCCAAATAACGCAATGCATGTGTCTCCTCCGCTAATGAATGGCTCTACAGTTATGAGGCCATACTGGATTGTAGAGAGATGA